The following coding sequences lie in one Musa acuminata AAA Group cultivar baxijiao chromosome BXJ1-8, Cavendish_Baxijiao_AAA, whole genome shotgun sequence genomic window:
- the LOC135587581 gene encoding uncharacterized protein LOC135587581: MGMLVLCLVACSLLVDGGSGAAAASGGKEVHGRTPDMRMPGYLYIRTTGRCTPQFWSSGREPWPNTIPHDSSVSKVFGSRLLERYEPGLTLLEATQRTDDIGGSAFSKLVKQSSAALLNAYSRPGFPYSAWEIKSLVLEALVSESSAASQAEQFKQANEACN, encoded by the exons ATGGGGATGCTGGTTCTGTGTTTGGTGGCCTGCTCTCTTCTCGTGGATGGAGGCTCGGGCGCTGCGGCCGCCTCTGGTGGAAAAGAAGTTCACGGTCGGACACCCGACATGAGAATGCCTGGTTATCTGTACATCAGAACCACCGGAAGATGTACTCCCCA GTTCTGGAGCAGTGGAAGGGAGCCATGGCCTAACACGATTCCTCATGATTCATCTGTTTCAAAGGTATTTGGATCGAGGTTGCTGGAGCGGTATGAGCCAGGCTTAACTCTGTTGGAGGCTACACAGAGGACTGATGACATTGGTGGCAGCGCCTTCTCCAAATTAGTGAAGCAGTCAAGCGCTGCACTCCTCAATGCCTACTCTAGACCTGGTTTCCCTTACAGTGCTTGGGAGATCAAGAGTTTGGTCTTAGAGGCGCTTGTATCGGAGTCTTCTGCTGCTTCACAGGCAGAGCAGTTCAAGCAAGCTAATGAAGCGTGCAATTAG
- the LOC103994976 gene encoding NAC domain-containing protein 21/22-like has translation MDKMGLRDIESTLPPGFRFYPSDEELVCHYLHKKVSNERTCEGTMVEVDLHTREPWELPDVAKLTANEWYFFSFRDRKYATGSRANRATRSGYWKATGKDRTISDPTTHATVGMRKTLVFYRGRAPSGAKTDWVMHEFRLETPHSPPKEDWVLCRVFHKKKGETENENTASSSPALRSSPSSLVDQPMPDFRHERLSSSSFSILPQQEPESSSDPFLNMALMQGSFLGFSPEMGSTATMGTSLMCEDELGCPLDLGFENGFGEGEMARYELPKWQA, from the exons ATGGATAAGATGGGACTAAGAGACATAGAGTCCACACTGCCGCCAGGGTTCAGATTCTACCCGAGTGATGAGGAGCTGGTCTGCCACTATCTCCACAAGAAGGTGAGCAACGAGAGAACCTGCGAGGGGACGATGGTGGAGGTGGATTTGCACACTCGAGAGCCATGGGAGCTTCCAG ATGTGGCTAAATTGACTGCCAacgagtggtacttcttcagctTCCGCGACCGCAAGTACGCCACCGGATCTCGCGCGAACCGAGCAACCAGATCTGGTTACTGGAAAGCAACGGGGAAGGATAGAACGATCAGTGATCCGACGACACATGCGACGGTGGGGATGAGGAAGACATTGGTGTTCTACAGAGGTAGAGCTCCCAGTGGAGCGAAGACCGACTGGGTCATGCACGAGTTCAGACTGGAGACCCCTCATTCACCCCCCAAG GAGGACTGGGTTCTGTGTCGGGTTTTCCACAAGAAGAAAGGGGAGACGGAGAATGAGAACACTGCTTCTTCTTCTCCCGCTCTGAGGTCATCTCCTTCTTCTCTAGTGGACCAGCCCATGCCAGATTTCCGGCATGAACGGTTGAGTTCGTCATCTTTCTCCATTCTCCCACAGCAAGAACCGGAGAGCAGCTCAGACCCCTTCCTGAACATGGCGCTGATGCAGGGCAGCTTTCTTGGGTTCTCACCGGAGATGGGAAGCACGGCAACGATGGGGACGAGCTTAATGTGTGAGGATGAGCTTGGATGTCCGCTGGATTTGGGATTTGAGAATGGCTTTGGGGAGGGCGAGATGGCAAGATATGAGCTGCCAAAGTGGCAAGCTTAG